A window of Corallococcus macrosporus DSM 14697 contains these coding sequences:
- a CDS encoding TrmB family transcriptional regulator has protein sequence MDADEGLVALGFTEAEARVYCELLKGAPATGYRLAQALGKAPPSIYQALASLEHKGAVLVEEGEPRSFRPVPPEEVLAALQRGFETRRREAADALRKLHAPVQDDRIYHLKSNAQVLERARAMIAGATERVLFDLFPSPFATLTPALTEASARHVSIAGLVYDAPPKAPFVCVRSSSADFVRERWPGAQLTLVVDAREFLVALLTPDGTGVKQAIWSDSVYLSCLQHSGLAAEIQLSAPPSARTRLAQSTSLINSSPPGLRQLVGRQPPSSKRGDTP, from the coding sequence ATGGACGCGGATGAAGGGCTCGTCGCCCTTGGATTCACGGAGGCCGAGGCGCGGGTGTACTGCGAGCTGCTGAAGGGGGCGCCCGCGACCGGGTACCGGCTCGCGCAGGCGCTGGGAAAGGCCCCGCCGAGCATCTACCAGGCCCTTGCCTCGCTGGAGCACAAGGGGGCCGTGCTCGTCGAGGAAGGCGAGCCCCGCTCCTTCCGGCCCGTGCCGCCGGAAGAAGTGCTCGCAGCGCTCCAGCGTGGCTTCGAGACGCGCCGGCGCGAGGCCGCGGACGCGCTGCGCAAGCTCCACGCCCCGGTGCAGGACGACCGCATCTACCACCTCAAGAGCAACGCGCAGGTGCTGGAGCGTGCCCGGGCGATGATTGCCGGCGCCACCGAGCGGGTGCTCTTCGACCTCTTCCCATCGCCCTTCGCCACCCTCACCCCCGCGCTCACGGAGGCGAGCGCCAGGCATGTCTCCATCGCGGGGCTCGTCTATGACGCGCCCCCAAAGGCGCCCTTCGTCTGTGTGCGCTCGTCCAGCGCGGACTTCGTCCGGGAGCGCTGGCCGGGGGCGCAGCTCACGCTCGTGGTGGATGCCCGCGAGTTCCTGGTGGCGCTGCTCACGCCGGATGGCACCGGCGTCAAACAGGCCATCTGGAGCGACAGCGTCTATCTCTCCTGTCTGCAGCACAGCGGGCTGGCCGCGGAGATTCAGTTGAGCGCGCCGCCATCCGCGCGCACGCGTCTGGCTCAGTCCACCTCCCTCATCAACTCGAGCCCGCCGGGGCTGCGTCAGCTCGTCGGGCGGCAGCCCCCTTCCTCCAAACGCGGAGACACCCCATGA